CACACACCCTACCAACTATTATATAAACCCTTCCTTGCTCCTTAACAATTTATCTCATCACACATTGTTCttccaactctctctctctctctctctctctccaaaataTATCTTCTTTATTATCCTTTGCTTTTCTACCCTTCTCATAAAATGGACAAAAACCAGTCGCGTAGGCAGGTTCGTCTCATGAGGCAGTCCCTCTTTGatcaggtttttctttttatttttcattttccctttttcttttcaaatttaaattcctCACTTTATTAATCTTCAAACTcgtaatttatattttacaaggTACCAATGCAGGGAGACATtgttcatatcatacatgTAATGCAAATGACACCATTGAGTTCCCCAAAAATAGCACAATAATCCCAGAACAATAAAATGGATACGTGCATGCAAATTTATATCAtccattttcaaattattCTTGGGAATTTCAGGGATTTCTGGACGAACAGTTTATTCAGTTGGAGGAGTTGCAAGATGACTCTAATCCAAATTTTGTGGAGGAAATTGCTACGTCGTACTACCGAGATTCATATAGATCACTCCAAGCCATAGAGCTGGCACTGTGAGTCAAATTATAATgtttacttttaaaaaaaatttcaattacaatacatatattttggttgattatttcatatatatatatatatatttatgcaGAGAGAAGACCCCTCGTGATTTTAGTAAGTTGGACAGCTACATGCATCAGTTCAAGGGAAGTAGCTCaaggtaaaaaaataaaaataaaacatcctcattttgttattatttcaaGAGATATTAGAAAGGAATCTGTAAGTATATTCTGTGTTGGCTTTTGAGATGACAAGATTTAATCCCAACTAAGCATTTCTCTTAATTGGTGCAGCATCGGAGCCAAAAAAGTAAAAGCTGAGTGCCAACAGTTTAGGGAATATTGTGATGCAGGAAATGGAGAAGGGTACGTACGCAATCTTAGCATCAATTACTTAAAAActcttattataattatattctCTTAACTTGAGTtctaattctctctctttatattcgtataaaatatataataaattaataatatggagaataaattttaaaaaagggggaaaaatgGGTAGATAAAATTGGTAGGTCACTTAAAAGTTTTGATGGTAAACCCAGATGCATGAGGACTTTCCAAGCATTGAAGAAAGAGCATGCAACACTAAAGAAGAGGCTTGAGGCTTATTTTCAGGTAAACTCTCCAAATTACAccggcatatatatatatataagcaaaaGATAGATAatggtaaaatatttaaaataccagaaaatgtccTTGGTTAatacaaacattaagaatttaaattattaattaaatgagaataatatagtaaattcacactttttcatgttttaaaaaaaattaaaattaaaagaaaaatcagataatagatC
The Prunus dulcis unplaced genomic scaffold, ALMONDv2, whole genome shotgun sequence genome window above contains:
- the LOC117613589 gene encoding histidine-containing phosphotransfer protein 4-like, translating into MDKNQSRRQVRLMRQSLFDQGFLDEQFIQLEELQDDSNPNFVEEIATSYYRDSYRSLQAIELALEKTPRDFSKLDSYMHQFKGSSSSIGAKKVKAECQQFREYCDAGNGEGCMRTFQALKKEHATLKKRLEAYFQMARQAGPIEAACRPK